The following are encoded together in the Desulfovibrio litoralis DSM 11393 genome:
- the dnaN gene encoding DNA polymerase III subunit beta, with protein sequence MILNVEKEEIIEGLQTAAAIIPPKTGAAYLRSIWLKVENNKLGILSTDSSIEFIGNYSANISEEGLIGVQGKAFVELLKKLPNGTLSFKAKGENSVLIIEQGRKKYKLPTQESSWFQNFSEFYEENAVEWSADFLQELIDRISFCISDDESSEGVSCFLLKPKGEGKIEACGLNGHQFALQSFLNDALHDILPANGILIQKKYLNELKKWLANKSDIQVSILEKRIFLRSMDKKESMSLPLADFSFPDYTNFLGRIYATDISNLIINRPEVIDALGRLSIFNNENNRCTYFDLTNSDLVLSCTGQDVGSATEMLDMQYQGDIKKIAFPTRNLIDIFGHFNSEKLTMIFTGTEGCCGIKGENDQDYVVIIMPMKIVEETFYNEEEVDS encoded by the coding sequence ATGATTCTTAACGTTGAAAAAGAAGAAATTATCGAAGGTTTACAGACTGCTGCCGCTATTATTCCCCCTAAAACAGGGGCGGCCTATTTAAGATCTATTTGGCTTAAAGTAGAAAACAATAAACTCGGTATTTTATCCACAGATTCAAGTATTGAATTTATTGGTAATTATTCTGCCAATATTTCTGAAGAAGGCTTAATCGGTGTTCAAGGTAAGGCTTTTGTTGAACTTTTAAAAAAATTACCTAACGGTACTTTAAGTTTTAAAGCGAAAGGCGAAAACTCTGTTTTAATAATTGAACAAGGTAGAAAGAAATATAAACTTCCTACCCAAGAATCAAGTTGGTTTCAAAACTTTTCAGAGTTTTACGAAGAAAACGCCGTTGAGTGGTCTGCTGATTTTTTACAAGAACTAATTGACAGAATTTCCTTTTGTATCAGCGATGATGAAAGTTCTGAGGGTGTATCTTGTTTTCTTTTAAAACCTAAAGGCGAAGGTAAAATAGAAGCTTGTGGTTTAAACGGTCATCAATTTGCACTGCAAAGCTTTTTAAATGATGCTTTACATGATATTTTACCTGCAAACGGTATTTTGATTCAAAAAAAATATTTGAATGAATTAAAAAAATGGTTAGCAAATAAATCTGATATTCAAGTTAGTATTTTAGAAAAACGTATATTTTTAAGAAGTATGGATAAAAAAGAAAGTATGAGCTTGCCTTTGGCTGATTTTTCTTTTCCTGATTATACCAACTTTTTAGGAAGAATTTATGCTACGGATATATCAAATTTAATAATTAACCGCCCTGAAGTTATTGATGCCCTTGGTCGTTTATCTATTTTTAACAATGAAAACAATCGTTGTACTTACTTTGATTTAACAAATTCTGATCTTGTGTTATCATGTACGGGTCAAGATGTGGGAAGTGCTACGGAAATGCTTGATATGCAATATCAAGGCGATATTAAAAAAATCGCTTTTCCAACGCGTAATTTAATTGATATTTTCGGACATTTTAATTCAGAAAAATTAACCATGATTTTTACCGGAACAGAAGGCTGTTGTGGAATTAAAGGCGAAAATGACCAAGATTATGTGGTTATAATTATGCCTATGAAAATAGTTGAAGAAACTTTTTACAACGAAGAAGAAGTTGATTCTTAA